A single region of the Mycobacterium avium subsp. avium genome encodes:
- a CDS encoding metal ABC transporter solute-binding protein, Zn/Mn family, with protein sequence MGTALTRDATRVGRTTRWLATVLAVTGWAALTGCTGPAHPHATAVVASTDVWGSVARAVAGGHVAVASILSGSDQDPHSYEASPSDAAAIADAGLVVFNGGGYDGWVDDVLAHHPGVARVDAYALLPDAGRPRNEHVFYHLGVAKAVAAAVADRLAAIDPGNAADYRRNAAAFGRDADAIAGIEHTIAAAHPGGSVVATEPVAFYLLEASGLVNRTPPALEAAVENETDPAPADLARALDLLDRHQVSALVVNPQTSASAVNGLREAARRAGVPVVEVRETLPDGADYLSWQRNTVGQLQTALQPVRSLQP encoded by the coding sequence GTGGGCACGGCACTGACGCGGGACGCAACGCGGGTCGGCCGCACGACGCGGTGGCTGGCGACCGTGCTGGCGGTGACCGGCTGGGCGGCGCTGACCGGGTGCACCGGTCCGGCGCATCCGCACGCGACCGCCGTCGTCGCGTCCACCGACGTGTGGGGCAGCGTGGCGCGGGCGGTGGCCGGCGGCCACGTGGCGGTCGCGTCCATCCTGAGCGGGTCCGACCAAGACCCGCACTCCTATGAGGCCAGCCCGTCGGATGCCGCCGCGATCGCCGACGCCGGCCTGGTCGTCTTCAACGGCGGCGGCTACGACGGCTGGGTCGACGACGTGCTGGCGCATCATCCCGGCGTCGCGCGGGTCGACGCCTACGCGTTGCTGCCCGACGCCGGCCGCCCCCGAAACGAGCACGTGTTCTACCACCTGGGCGTCGCCAAGGCGGTGGCCGCCGCCGTCGCCGACCGGCTGGCGGCGATCGACCCGGGCAACGCCGCGGACTACCGGCGCAATGCGGCCGCGTTCGGCCGCGACGCCGACGCCATCGCCGGCATTGAGCACACCATCGCGGCCGCCCACCCCGGCGGCTCGGTCGTCGCCACAGAGCCGGTCGCCTTCTACCTGCTCGAGGCGTCGGGCCTGGTGAACCGGACGCCGCCGGCGCTGGAAGCGGCCGTCGAGAACGAGACCGACCCCGCGCCCGCCGACCTGGCGCGGGCCCTCGACCTGCTCGACCGGCACCAGGTGTCGGCGCTGGTGGTCAACCCGCAGACGTCGGCGTCCGCGGTCAACGGCCTGCGCGAGGCCGCCCGGCGCGCCGGCGTCCCGGTCGTCGAGGTCCGCGAAACATTGCCCGACGGCGCGGATTACCTGAGCTGGCAACGCAATACGGTGGGCCAGCTGCAGACGGCGCTGCAACCCGTACGGTCGTTGCAGCCGTGA
- a CDS encoding acyl-CoA dehydrogenase: MVATVTDEQFAARALVRDWARNASTGPGGTAAIRDVEQGNPDAWRPVFARLAELGIFGVAVPEEAGGAGGSVEDLCAMVEEAAKALIPGPVATTALATLVLSDAELLAALAAGERFAGLALQGDITFDGAASTASGTLPFVLGAADGGVLLLPADGRWLVVDTASDGVHIEPLAATDFSRPLARVVLDSAPATVLAQTPERVEELAATVLAAEAAGITRWSLQTAVDYAKVREQFGKPIGSFQAIKHLCAEMLCRAEQAEVAAADAARAAAEDDPAQFSLAAALAAATAITAVKANVKDCIQVLGGIGCTWEHDAHLYLRRAHAIGRFLGGAERWLRRITALTQAGVRRRLGIDLTEVEDQRPQIAEAVARIAALPAEQRQAALAEAGLQAPHWPAPYGRGASPAEQLLIDQELAAAGVARPDLVIGWWAAPTILEHGTPEQIERFVPGTLRGEFLWCQLFSEPGAGSDLASLRTKAVRTDGGWLLTGQKVWTSAAHKARWGVCLARTDPDAPKHKGITYFLVDMSAPGIEIRPLREITGDSLFNEVFLDNVFIPDEMVVGEVNDGWRLARTTLANERVAMASGTALGNPMEELLELLSTLPLDSAQQDRLGRLIVTAQTGALLDQRIAQLAVGGQDPGAQSSVRKLIGVRYRQALAEYTMDVSEGGGLVHNRAVYDFLNTRCLTIAGGTEQILLTVAAERLLGLPR, encoded by the coding sequence GTGGTAGCGACCGTCACCGACGAGCAGTTCGCCGCGCGCGCCCTGGTGCGCGACTGGGCCCGCAACGCCAGCACCGGGCCCGGCGGGACCGCCGCCATCCGCGACGTCGAGCAGGGCAACCCCGACGCCTGGCGGCCGGTGTTCGCCCGGCTGGCCGAGCTGGGCATTTTCGGGGTGGCGGTTCCCGAAGAGGCCGGCGGGGCGGGCGGCAGCGTCGAGGACCTGTGCGCCATGGTCGAGGAGGCGGCCAAGGCGCTGATCCCGGGTCCGGTCGCCACCACCGCGCTGGCCACCCTGGTGCTCTCCGATGCCGAGTTGCTGGCCGCGCTGGCCGCCGGCGAGCGGTTCGCCGGGCTGGCGCTGCAGGGCGACATCACCTTCGACGGGGCGGCGTCGACGGCCTCGGGCACGCTGCCGTTCGTGCTGGGTGCCGCCGACGGCGGGGTGCTGCTGCTGCCGGCCGACGGCAGGTGGCTGGTGGTCGACACCGCAAGCGACGGCGTGCACATCGAGCCGCTGGCCGCGACCGACTTCTCCCGGCCGCTGGCGCGGGTGGTGCTGGACTCGGCCCCGGCCACCGTGCTGGCGCAAACCCCCGAGCGGGTCGAGGAGCTGGCCGCGACCGTGCTGGCGGCCGAGGCCGCCGGGATCACCCGCTGGTCGCTGCAGACCGCCGTCGACTACGCCAAGGTCCGCGAGCAGTTCGGCAAGCCGATCGGCAGCTTCCAGGCCATAAAACACCTCTGCGCCGAAATGCTGTGCCGCGCCGAGCAGGCCGAGGTGGCCGCCGCCGACGCCGCCCGCGCGGCCGCCGAGGACGACCCGGCCCAGTTCTCCCTCGCGGCGGCCCTGGCCGCGGCCACCGCCATCACCGCGGTGAAGGCCAACGTCAAGGACTGCATCCAGGTGCTCGGCGGCATCGGCTGCACCTGGGAACACGACGCCCACCTGTACCTGCGCCGTGCACACGCCATCGGCCGCTTCCTGGGCGGGGCGGAACGCTGGCTGCGCCGTATCACCGCGCTCACCCAGGCGGGCGTGCGCCGCCGGCTGGGTATCGACCTGACCGAGGTCGAGGACCAGCGGCCCCAGATCGCCGAGGCCGTCGCCCGCATCGCCGCGCTGCCCGCCGAGCAGCGGCAGGCCGCGCTGGCCGAGGCCGGGCTGCAGGCCCCGCACTGGCCGGCGCCGTACGGACGCGGCGCCTCGCCGGCCGAGCAACTGCTGATCGATCAGGAGCTGGCCGCCGCCGGGGTGGCCCGTCCCGACCTGGTGATCGGGTGGTGGGCGGCGCCGACCATTCTCGAGCACGGCACACCCGAGCAGATCGAGCGCTTCGTGCCCGGCACCTTGCGCGGCGAATTCCTTTGGTGCCAGCTGTTTTCCGAGCCCGGCGCCGGCTCCGACCTGGCCTCGCTGCGCACCAAGGCGGTACGCACCGACGGTGGCTGGCTGCTGACCGGGCAGAAGGTGTGGACGTCGGCGGCGCACAAGGCGCGCTGGGGGGTGTGTTTGGCCCGCACCGATCCGGATGCGCCGAAACACAAGGGCATCACCTACTTCCTGGTGGACATGAGCGCCCCGGGCATCGAGATCCGCCCGCTGCGCGAGATCACCGGTGACTCGCTGTTCAACGAGGTCTTCCTGGACAACGTGTTCATCCCCGACGAGATGGTGGTCGGCGAGGTGAACGACGGCTGGCGGCTGGCCCGCACGACGCTGGCCAACGAGCGGGTCGCGATGGCCAGCGGCACGGCGCTGGGCAACCCGATGGAGGAGCTGCTCGAGCTGCTGTCGACGCTGCCCCTCGACAGCGCTCAGCAGGATCGGCTGGGGCGGTTGATCGTCACCGCGCAGACCGGTGCGCTGCTGGACCAGCGGATCGCCCAGCTCGCCGTCGGTGGCCAGGACCCCGGCGCGCAGTCCAGCGTGCGCAAACTCATCGGGGTGCGCTACCGCCAGGCGCTGGCCGAATACACGATGGATGTGTCCGAGGGCGGCGGCCTGGTGCACAACCGGGCGGTGTACGACTTCCTGAACACCCGCTGTCTGACCATCGCCGGCGGCACCGAGCAGATTCTGCTCACCGTCGCCGCGGAGCGGCTGCTGGGTCTGCCGCGTTAA
- the hsaC gene encoding iron-dependent extradiol dioxygenase HsaC — translation MSNGAIRSLGYLRIEATDMAAWRDYGLKVLGMVEGKGDTEGALYLRMDDFPARLVIVPGERDHLLEAGWECANAEGLQEIRDRLDVEGVPYKEATAAQLADRRVVEMIRFSDPSGNCLEVFHGVALEHRRVVSPYGHKFVTGEQGLGHVVLSTRDDEESLHFYRDVLGFKLRDSMRMPPQVVGRPADGAPAWLRFFGCNPRHHSLAFLPLPTPSGIVHLMLEVENADDVGLCLDRALRRKVPMSATLGRHVNDLMLSFYMKTPGGFDVEFGCEGRQVEDDDWVARESTAVSLWGHDFTVGMRG, via the coding sequence ATGAGCAACGGAGCCATCAGGTCGCTGGGCTATCTGCGCATCGAGGCCACCGACATGGCGGCCTGGCGCGACTACGGCCTGAAGGTTCTCGGCATGGTCGAGGGCAAGGGCGACACCGAAGGCGCCCTGTATCTGCGGATGGACGATTTCCCGGCCCGGCTGGTGATCGTGCCCGGCGAGCGCGACCACCTGCTGGAGGCCGGCTGGGAATGCGCGAATGCCGAAGGCCTGCAAGAGATCCGGGATCGGCTCGACGTGGAGGGCGTCCCGTACAAGGAGGCCACCGCCGCGCAGCTGGCCGACCGCCGGGTGGTCGAGATGATCCGGTTCTCCGACCCGTCGGGCAACTGCCTGGAGGTGTTCCACGGGGTGGCCCTCGAACACCGCCGGGTGGTCAGCCCGTACGGGCACAAGTTCGTCACCGGCGAGCAGGGCCTGGGGCACGTGGTGCTGTCCACCCGCGACGACGAGGAGTCGCTGCACTTCTACCGCGACGTGCTGGGGTTCAAGCTGCGCGACTCGATGCGGATGCCGCCGCAGGTGGTCGGCCGGCCCGCCGACGGCGCGCCCGCCTGGTTGCGCTTCTTCGGCTGCAACCCGCGCCACCACAGCCTGGCGTTCCTGCCGCTGCCCACGCCGAGCGGAATCGTGCACCTGATGCTCGAGGTGGAGAACGCCGACGACGTGGGGCTGTGCCTGGACCGGGCGCTGCGCCGCAAGGTGCCCATGTCGGCCACCCTGGGCCGGCACGTCAACGACCTGATGCTGTCCTTCTACATGAAGACGCCGGGCGGATTCGACGTCGAATTCGGTTGCGAGGGAAGGCAGGTCGAAGACGACGACTGGGTCGCCCGGGAAAGCACCGCGGTCAGCCTGTGGGGCCACGACTTCACGGTCGGCATGCGCGGCTGA
- a CDS encoding ferredoxin--NADP reductase, which produces MTEADSAQALDEPLGDHVLELQIAEVIAETDDARSLVFAVPDDDGDPDIPPERLRYAPGQFLTLRVPSERTGSVARCYSLCSSPFTDDALTVTVKRTADGYASNWLCDNARPGMRIHVLAPSGNFVPKTLGDDFLLMAAGSGITPIMSIAKSALSEGSGQVTLLYANRDERSVIFADALRELSAKYPDRLTVLHWLESLQGLPSVTALAQLAAPYTDRPVYICGPGAFMDSAREALETLKVPAAQIHIEVFKSLDSDPFAAVKIEDTAEGDEPPATAVVELDGETHTVSWPRNAKLLDVLLAKGLDAPFSCREGHCGACACTLRKGQVSMEVNDVLEQQDLDEGLILACQSHPESDSVEVTYDE; this is translated from the coding sequence TTGACCGAGGCTGATTCGGCCCAAGCACTCGACGAGCCGCTCGGTGACCACGTCCTCGAACTGCAGATCGCCGAGGTCATCGCCGAGACCGACGACGCGCGGTCGCTGGTGTTCGCGGTGCCGGACGACGACGGGGACCCCGACATCCCGCCCGAGCGGCTGCGCTACGCCCCGGGCCAGTTCTTGACGCTGCGGGTGCCCAGCGAGCGCACCGGATCGGTGGCGCGCTGCTATTCGCTGTGCAGCTCACCGTTCACCGACGACGCGCTGACTGTGACGGTCAAGCGGACCGCGGACGGCTACGCGTCCAACTGGCTGTGCGACAACGCGCGCCCGGGGATGCGGATCCACGTGCTGGCGCCGTCGGGCAACTTCGTGCCCAAGACGCTGGGCGACGACTTCCTGTTGATGGCCGCGGGCAGCGGGATCACCCCGATCATGTCGATCGCCAAGTCGGCGCTGTCGGAGGGCAGCGGGCAGGTGACTCTGCTCTACGCCAACCGCGACGAGCGTTCGGTGATCTTCGCCGACGCGCTGCGCGAGCTGTCCGCCAAATATCCCGACCGGCTCACCGTGCTGCACTGGCTGGAATCGCTGCAGGGCCTGCCCAGCGTGACCGCGCTGGCCCAGCTGGCCGCCCCCTACACCGACCGGCCGGTCTACATCTGCGGCCCGGGCGCCTTCATGGACTCGGCGCGTGAGGCCCTGGAAACGCTGAAAGTGCCTGCGGCGCAAATACATATCGAGGTGTTCAAGTCGCTGGACTCCGACCCGTTCGCGGCGGTCAAGATCGAGGACACCGCCGAGGGCGACGAGCCGCCGGCCACCGCGGTGGTGGAGCTCGACGGGGAAACCCACACCGTGTCGTGGCCGCGCAACGCCAAGCTGCTCGACGTGCTGCTGGCCAAGGGCCTCGACGCGCCGTTCTCCTGCCGCGAGGGCCACTGCGGCGCGTGTGCCTGCACCCTGCGCAAGGGCCAGGTCAGCATGGAGGTCAACGACGTGCTCGAGCAGCAGGACCTGGACGAGGGCCTGATCCTGGCCTGTCAATCTCACCCGGAATCTGATTCGGTGGAAGTCACCTACGACGAGTAG
- a CDS encoding TetR/AcrR family transcriptional regulator, with product MARWEPDARARLVAAALDLFNERGYDQTTVAEIAERAGLTKSTFFRHFPDKRDVLAAGQDAIAALLREGIAAAPADATPLALVCSGLKSAAAAFTPFNKELAPRLRAAIAASAELQERNALKQIGLALAVSEALQARGVPEPAAALAAELGALAFKTAYARWAEPDESGDLGDMACQALRELHAAAADLG from the coding sequence ATGGCTCGCTGGGAACCCGACGCGCGCGCACGCCTGGTCGCCGCGGCGCTGGACCTGTTCAACGAGCGCGGCTACGACCAGACGACCGTCGCGGAGATCGCCGAGCGCGCCGGCCTGACGAAAAGCACGTTCTTTAGACACTTCCCGGACAAGCGGGACGTGCTGGCCGCCGGCCAGGACGCCATCGCCGCGCTGCTGCGCGAGGGCATCGCCGCGGCGCCCGCCGACGCGACACCGCTAGCCTTGGTGTGCTCCGGCCTGAAGTCGGCAGCGGCGGCGTTCACGCCGTTCAACAAGGAGCTCGCGCCGCGGCTCAGGGCCGCGATCGCAGCCAGCGCCGAGCTGCAGGAGCGCAACGCGCTCAAGCAGATCGGGCTGGCCCTGGCGGTGTCCGAGGCGCTGCAAGCACGCGGCGTGCCCGAACCGGCGGCGGCGTTGGCCGCCGAGCTGGGCGCGCTGGCGTTCAAAACCGCCTACGCTCGCTGGGCCGAGCCGGACGAAAGCGGCGACCTGGGCGACATGGCATGCCAGGCGCTGCGCGAATTACACGCTGCCGCAGCCGATCTCGGTTAA
- a CDS encoding SDR family oxidoreductase: MRVLVTGASGGIGSAVVKELLAAGHHAIGLARSEASAATISGLGAEPLRGDIADLDVLQKAAVDTDGVAYLAFSHDFSDVGDAIADEARAIDALGAALADTGKPLVLASGTPARPGSVSTEDDPFIADGPLAGRGRTGQAVVELAGRGVRSAVVRLPRAVHDAGGRYGLAGILIQLARQRGVSSFAGDGTQRWPAVHRDDAAALFRLALEQAPAGSVLHAVGDEGVPLRAIAEMIGRRLGVPVESAPADTFGPLGQVFAVDQPSSSALTQRRFGWQPVGPGLLDDLETGVYPE, encoded by the coding sequence GTGCGCGTACTCGTCACCGGCGCCAGCGGAGGAATCGGCTCGGCCGTCGTCAAAGAATTGCTCGCCGCCGGTCATCACGCCATCGGCCTGGCCCGCTCCGAGGCTTCGGCCGCAACCATCAGCGGACTCGGCGCCGAACCGCTGCGCGGCGACATCGCCGACCTCGACGTCCTGCAGAAGGCGGCCGTCGACACCGACGGCGTCGCCTACCTGGCCTTCTCACACGACTTCAGCGACGTCGGGGACGCGATCGCGGACGAGGCCCGCGCGATCGACGCGCTGGGGGCCGCGCTCGCCGACACCGGCAAACCGCTGGTGCTGGCCAGCGGGACCCCGGCCCGGCCCGGCTCGGTGAGCACCGAGGACGACCCCTTCATCGCCGACGGGCCGCTGGCCGGGCGCGGCCGCACCGGCCAGGCCGTCGTCGAGCTGGCCGGGCGCGGTGTCCGCTCGGCCGTGGTGCGGCTGCCGCGCGCGGTGCACGATGCCGGCGGCCGCTACGGCCTGGCCGGCATCCTGATCCAGCTCGCCCGGCAGCGCGGCGTGTCGTCCTTCGCCGGCGACGGCACCCAACGCTGGCCGGCCGTGCATCGCGACGACGCCGCGGCGTTGTTCCGGCTCGCCCTCGAGCAGGCCCCGGCCGGCTCGGTGCTGCACGCGGTGGGGGACGAGGGCGTTCCGCTGCGCGCGATCGCCGAGATGATCGGCCGCCGGCTCGGCGTGCCCGTCGAGTCCGCCCCGGCCGACACCTTCGGTCCGCTCGGCCAAGTCTTCGCCGTCGACCAGCCCTCGTCCAGCGCGCTGACCCAGCGGCGCTTCGGGTGGCAGCCCGTCGGCCCCGGCCTGCTGGACGACCTCGAAACCGGCGTCTACCCGGAATAG
- the hsaA gene encoding 3-hydroxy-9,10-secoandrosta-1,3,5(10)-triene-9,17-dione monooxygenase oxygenase subunit gives MTSIQQRDAQSVLAGIDDLLPRIRERAQATEDLRRLPDETVADLQDVGFFTLLQPEQWGGLQCDPTLFYEAVRRLASACGSTGWVSSIIGVHNWHLALFDQQAQEEVWGEDPNVRISSSYAPMGAGVVTDGGYLVNGSWNWSSGCDHATWAFLGGPVIKDGRPVDFGSFLIPRSEYRIDDVWHVVGLRGTGSNTVVVKDVFVPRHRFLSYKAMNDGTAGGYQTNTAPVYKMPWGTMHPTTISAPIVGMAYGAYAAHVEHQGKRVRAAFAGEKAKDDPFAKVRIAEAASDIDAAWRQLSGNVADEYALLSAGKEIPFELRARARRDQVRATGRAIASIDRLFEASGATALANDQPVQRFWRDAHAGRVHAANDPERAYQIFGNHEFGLPPGDTMV, from the coding sequence GTGACGTCCATTCAACAGCGTGATGCCCAGTCCGTCTTGGCGGGCATCGACGATCTGCTTCCGCGGATTCGGGAGCGCGCTCAGGCCACGGAGGATCTGCGCCGGCTGCCCGACGAGACCGTAGCCGACCTTCAGGACGTCGGGTTCTTCACCCTGCTGCAGCCCGAGCAGTGGGGTGGGCTGCAGTGCGACCCCACGCTGTTCTACGAGGCGGTCCGCCGGCTGGCCAGCGCGTGCGGTTCCACCGGCTGGGTGAGCTCGATCATCGGCGTGCACAACTGGCACCTGGCCCTGTTCGACCAGCAGGCCCAGGAGGAGGTCTGGGGCGAGGACCCCAACGTGCGGATCTCCTCGTCGTATGCGCCGATGGGCGCGGGCGTGGTGACCGACGGCGGCTACCTGGTCAACGGTTCGTGGAACTGGTCCTCCGGCTGCGACCACGCCACCTGGGCGTTCCTCGGCGGCCCGGTGATCAAGGATGGCCGCCCGGTCGACTTCGGCAGCTTCCTGATCCCGCGCAGCGAGTACCGCATCGACGACGTGTGGCACGTGGTCGGCCTGCGCGGCACCGGCAGCAACACCGTCGTCGTCAAGGATGTGTTCGTGCCGCGGCACCGGTTCCTGTCCTACAAGGCGATGAACGACGGCACCGCCGGCGGCTATCAGACCAACACCGCGCCGGTATACAAGATGCCTTGGGGCACAATGCATCCCACCACCATCTCGGCGCCCATCGTCGGCATGGCATACGGGGCGTACGCCGCCCACGTCGAGCATCAGGGCAAGCGGGTGCGCGCGGCGTTCGCCGGCGAGAAGGCCAAGGACGACCCGTTCGCCAAGGTCCGCATCGCCGAGGCGGCCAGCGACATCGACGCGGCGTGGCGCCAGCTGTCCGGCAACGTGGCCGACGAGTACGCGCTGCTGTCCGCCGGCAAGGAGATCCCGTTCGAACTGCGCGCCCGCGCCCGCCGCGACCAGGTGCGCGCCACCGGGCGCGCGATCGCCTCCATCGACCGGCTGTTCGAGGCTTCCGGGGCCACCGCGTTGGCCAATGACCAACCGGTGCAACGCTTCTGGCGTGACGCGCACGCCGGCCGGGTGCACGCGGCCAACGACCCCGAGCGGGCCTACCAGATCTTCGGAAACCACGAGTTCGGGTTGCCGCCGGGCGACACGATGGTATGA
- the hsaD gene encoding 4,5:9,10-diseco-3-hydroxy-5,9,17-trioxoandrosta-1(10),2-diene-4-oate hydrolase — MTATEELTFESTSRFAEVDVDGPLKLHYHEAGLSFNGTGRTVVLLHGGGPGAASWTNFGRNIPVLARHFHVLAVDQPGYGLSDKRSEHGQFNRYAARALNGLFEQLGLGRVPLVGNSLGGGTAVRFALDYPDKAGRLVLMGPGGLSINLFAPDPTEGVKRLGKFSAEPTRENLEAFLRVMVYDQKLITDELIDERFALASTPESLAATRAMGMSFAGADFELGMMWREVHRLRQPVLLIWGREDRVNPLDGALVALKTIARAQLHVFGQCGHWAQVEKFDEFNKLTIDFLGGA, encoded by the coding sequence ATGACCGCGACCGAGGAGTTGACGTTCGAGTCGACCTCGCGCTTCGCCGAAGTCGACGTCGACGGGCCGCTCAAGCTGCACTACCACGAGGCCGGTTTGTCCTTCAATGGCACCGGGCGCACGGTGGTGTTGCTGCACGGCGGCGGCCCGGGCGCGGCCAGCTGGACCAACTTCGGCCGCAACATCCCGGTGCTGGCCCGGCACTTCCACGTGCTGGCCGTCGACCAGCCCGGCTACGGCCTGTCCGACAAGCGCTCCGAGCATGGACAGTTCAACCGCTACGCCGCCCGGGCGCTCAACGGGCTGTTCGAGCAGCTGGGTCTGGGACGCGTTCCGCTGGTGGGCAATTCGCTGGGCGGGGGCACCGCGGTGCGGTTCGCCCTGGACTACCCGGACAAGGCCGGGCGGCTGGTGCTGATGGGCCCCGGCGGGTTGAGCATCAACCTGTTCGCGCCTGACCCCACCGAGGGCGTCAAACGGCTGGGAAAGTTCTCCGCCGAGCCGACGCGGGAAAATCTCGAGGCGTTCCTGCGGGTGATGGTCTACGACCAGAAGCTGATCACCGACGAATTGATCGACGAGCGGTTCGCGCTGGCCAGCACGCCGGAATCGCTGGCGGCCACCCGGGCGATGGGAATGTCGTTCGCGGGGGCCGACTTCGAGCTGGGCATGATGTGGCGCGAGGTGCACCGGCTGCGCCAACCGGTGCTGCTGATCTGGGGTCGCGAGGACCGGGTCAACCCGCTCGATGGCGCGCTGGTCGCGCTGAAAACGATTGCCCGCGCCCAGCTTCACGTGTTCGGGCAGTGTGGGCACTGGGCGCAGGTGGAGAAATTCGACGAGTTCAACAAGCTCACCATCGATTTCCTGGGAGGTGCGTGA
- a CDS encoding LacI family DNA-binding transcriptional regulator, translating to MSPTPRRRATLASLADELKVSRTTVSNAFNRPDQLSADLRERVLATAKRLGYPGPDPVARSLRTRKAGAVGLVMAEPLTYFFSDPAARDFVTGVAQSCEALGQGLLLVAVGPSRSLDEGTAAVLSAGVDGFVVYSVCDDDPYLQAVLQRRLPVVVVDQPKGLTGVSRVGIDDRAAMRELADYVLGLGHREIGLLTMRLGRDRRQGLVDAERLRSPAFDVQRERITGVWEAMTAAGVDPDSLTVVESYEHLPESGGAAAKVALEANPRITALMCTADILALSAMDYLRAHGVYVPGQLTVTGFDGVPDGISRGLTTVSQSSLHKGRRAGELLLKPARSGLPVVELLDTELIRGRTAGPPA from the coding sequence GTGAGTCCCACCCCGCGCCGGCGGGCGACTCTGGCGTCGCTGGCCGACGAACTCAAGGTCTCGCGCACGACGGTGTCGAACGCCTTCAACCGGCCCGATCAGCTGTCCGCGGACCTGCGTGAGCGGGTGCTCGCGACGGCCAAGCGGCTGGGCTACCCCGGCCCCGACCCGGTGGCGCGGTCGTTGCGGACCCGCAAGGCCGGCGCGGTCGGACTGGTGATGGCCGAACCGCTGACCTACTTCTTCAGCGACCCCGCCGCCCGCGACTTCGTCACCGGGGTGGCGCAGTCCTGCGAGGCGCTGGGGCAGGGGCTGCTGCTGGTCGCCGTCGGGCCCAGCCGCAGCCTGGATGAGGGAACCGCGGCGGTGCTGTCGGCCGGGGTGGACGGCTTCGTGGTGTATTCGGTGTGCGACGACGACCCCTACCTGCAGGCCGTGTTGCAGCGGCGGCTGCCGGTGGTGGTGGTCGACCAGCCCAAGGGACTGACCGGGGTGTCGCGGGTGGGCATCGACGACCGCGCGGCGATGCGGGAGCTCGCCGACTACGTGCTCGGCTTGGGGCATCGCGAGATCGGGCTGCTGACCATGCGGCTGGGCCGGGACCGCCGCCAGGGCCTGGTGGACGCCGAACGGCTGCGTTCGCCCGCCTTCGACGTGCAGCGCGAGCGCATCACCGGGGTGTGGGAGGCGATGACGGCCGCCGGCGTCGACCCGGATTCGCTGACCGTGGTGGAGAGCTACGAACACCTGCCCGAGTCGGGCGGCGCGGCCGCCAAGGTGGCGCTGGAGGCCAACCCGCGGATCACCGCGCTGATGTGCACCGCCGACATCCTGGCCCTGTCGGCCATGGATTACCTACGCGCCCATGGTGTTTACGTGCCCGGGCAGCTGACGGTGACCGGATTCGACGGCGTGCCCGACGGGATCAGCCGGGGCCTGACCACGGTGTCGCAGTCCAGCCTGCACAAGGGCCGCCGGGCCGGTGAGCTGCTGCTCAAGCCGGCACGGTCGGGCCTGCCGGTGGTGGAGCTGCTCGACACCGAGCTGATTCGCGGCCGTACCGCCGGTCCGCCGGCCTAG
- the kstR gene encoding cholesterol catabolism transcriptional regulator KstR has protein sequence MAVLAESELGSEAQRERRKRILDATMAIASKGGYEAVQMRAVADRADVAVGTLYRYFPSKVHLLVSALGREFSRIDAKTDRAALTGGTPFQRLNFMVGKLNRAMQRNPLLTEAMTRAYVFADASAASEVDQVEKLIDSMFARAMADGEPTEDQYHIARVISDVWLSNLLAWLTRRASATDVSKRLDLAVRLLLGEHG, from the coding sequence GTGGCGGTACTGGCGGAGTCCGAACTCGGCTCGGAGGCGCAGCGGGAACGCCGCAAACGCATCCTGGACGCCACCATGGCGATCGCCTCCAAGGGCGGCTACGAGGCGGTCCAGATGCGCGCGGTGGCCGATCGCGCCGACGTCGCGGTGGGCACGCTGTACCGGTATTTCCCGTCGAAGGTGCACCTGCTGGTGTCCGCGCTGGGCCGCGAGTTCAGCCGCATCGACGCCAAGACCGACCGCGCGGCGCTGACCGGGGGCACCCCGTTTCAGCGGCTGAACTTCATGGTGGGCAAGCTCAACCGGGCCATGCAGCGCAACCCGCTGCTGACCGAGGCGATGACGCGGGCCTACGTGTTCGCCGACGCGTCGGCGGCCAGCGAGGTCGACCAGGTGGAGAAGCTCATCGACTCGATGTTCGCCCGCGCGATGGCCGACGGCGAACCCACCGAGGACCAGTACCACATCGCCCGGGTGATCTCCGACGTGTGGCTGTCCAACCTGCTCGCCTGGCTGACCCGGCGCGCCTCGGCCACCGACGTCAGCAAGCGCCTCGATCTGGCGGTGCGGTTGCTGCTCGGCGAGCACGGCTAG